A stretch of Nitrospira sp. DNA encodes these proteins:
- a CDS encoding regulatory protein RecX — protein sequence MHLAVRYLARWDRTVAQVEQYLGSKGASPAQVTQVIGRLSDLRYLNDRAYAERWIESRLARRPMGRERLKAELQAKGIEEAVADQAIGAAIHDVDEEALARRALKARQRKGCRMTPAQAVRLLRQWGFEEDTIDRIIGARSGREGSD from the coding sequence ATGCATCTGGCTGTCCGGTACCTGGCTCGCTGGGACCGGACGGTGGCTCAGGTCGAGCAGTATCTCGGGAGCAAAGGAGCCTCTCCCGCCCAGGTCACACAGGTCATTGGCCGCTTGTCCGACCTCCGTTATCTCAACGATCGCGCCTATGCAGAGCGGTGGATCGAGAGCCGTTTGGCTCGCCGGCCCATGGGGCGTGAACGGTTGAAAGCGGAACTGCAGGCCAAAGGGATCGAAGAGGCGGTCGCAGACCAGGCGATTGGCGCCGCCATTCATGATGTTGACGAAGAGGCGCTGGCGCGGAGGGCGCTCAAGGCCAGGCAGCGCAAGGGGTGCCGCATGACGCCGGCGCAGGCGGTGCGCCTCCTACGTCAGTGGGGTTTCGAAGAAGACACGATTGACCGTATTATCGGGGCTCGTTCCGGACGTGAAGGATCTGATTGA